The following proteins come from a genomic window of Macaca fascicularis isolate 582-1 chromosome 8, T2T-MFA8v1.1:
- the FABP4 gene encoding fatty acid-binding protein, adipocyte yields the protein MCDAFVGTWKLVSSENFDDYMKEVGVGFATRKVAGMAKPNMIISVNGDVITIKSESTFKNTEISFKLGQEFDEVTADDRKVKSTITLDGGVLVHVQKWDGKSTTIKRKREDDKLVIECIMKGVTSTRVYERA from the exons ATGTGTGATGCTTTTGTAGGTACCTGGAAACTTGTCTCCAGTGAAAACTTTGATGATTATATGAAAGAAGTAG GAGTGGGCTTTGCCACCAGGAAAGTGGCAGGCATGGCCAAACCTAACATGATCATCAGTGTGAATGGGGATGTGATCACCATTAAATCCGAAAGTACCTTTAAAAATACTGAGATTTCCTTCAAACTGGGTCAGGAATTTGACGAAGTCACCGCAGATGACAGGAAAGTCAAG AGCACCATAACCTTAGATGGGGGTGTCCTGGTACATGTGCAGAAATGGGATGGAAAATCAACCACCATAAAGAGAAAACGAGAGGATGACAAACTGGTGATC GAATGCATCATGAAAGGCGTCACTTCCACCAGAGTTTATGAGAGAGCATAA